The proteins below are encoded in one region of Solidesulfovibrio fructosivorans JJ]:
- a CDS encoding AraC family transcriptional regulator: MPRRAASFAPELLRRREDPDLPGLVARLAAYRRRAFSRHIHDAWCVGLILSGATRVRRAGCIRRITAGETALIAPGEPHACNPEPDGRLAYVMFFLEREAVRLVGVGDEPAFRAPLVRDPVVAARLSGLYRAMTARRDRLEKQSLLCLALAPLFSRTEHLPGPPGRGLTRVRDYLREHWRDKVSLADLAVLAGHSPSHVLRLFKREYGLPPHAYQNFLRVERAKALLAGTDLPAAAVAQETGFADQSHLIRTFTPQVGATPNQYRLSLRRSRPGA, translated from the coding sequence ATGCCCCGCCGCGCCGCATCCTTTGCCCCAGAACTCCTGCGTCGTCGGGAAGATCCCGATCTCCCCGGGCTCGTGGCCCGTCTGGCCGCCTACCGCCGACGGGCTTTTTCCCGCCATATCCATGACGCCTGGTGTGTGGGCCTCATCCTTTCCGGGGCCACACGGGTCCGGCGGGCCGGCTGCATACGCCGGATCACTGCCGGGGAGACGGCGCTTATCGCCCCGGGCGAACCCCATGCCTGCAATCCCGAGCCGGACGGCAGGCTGGCCTATGTGATGTTTTTCCTGGAACGCGAGGCGGTGCGGCTTGTGGGCGTCGGCGACGAGCCGGCCTTTCGGGCGCCGCTTGTGCGGGACCCGGTTGTGGCCGCGCGCCTGTCCGGGCTGTACCGGGCCATGACCGCGCGTCGCGACCGCCTGGAAAAACAGTCGCTTTTGTGCCTGGCTCTGGCGCCGCTTTTTTCCAGGACGGAGCATTTGCCCGGACCGCCTGGCCGGGGGCTTACCCGGGTGCGCGACTATCTGCGGGAGCACTGGCGCGACAAGGTTTCGCTGGCTGATCTGGCCGTCCTGGCCGGGCACAGCCCGAGCCATGTGCTGCGCCTGTTCAAGCGGGAATACGGCCTGCCGCCCCATGCCTACCAGAACTTCCTGCGCGTGGAGCGGGCCAAGGCGCTTTTGGCCGGTACCGATCTGCCCGCCGCCGCCGTGGCCCAGGAAACGGGTTTTGCCGACCAGAGCCATTTGATCCGCACCTTCACGCCCCAGGTCGGGGCCACGCCCAACCAGTACCGCCTGTCCCTGCGGCGTTCGCGCCCGGGGGCGTAG
- a CDS encoding PAS domain-containing sensor histidine kinase yields the protein MLANTPKVLYKATMAGTFPLFGDPAFVGALLDASPDLFFYKDASFLYRFANRAFCELFGLTLEAVAGQTDFTLFEKESAERHRKADLTVMRTGRFGAFEYEVVGGGRSVWLEVFKTPVRDASGGIQGIFCSARNITTHKRLEVASRNARLELEKDAATRAEDLRRVNEELRRQAAERGKAEKALEESLRAVNLILENSPIGIAVVADRIVQRANPTFHELFAMPPGTVAGRSTADFYPDREAYEAFGRDFYPVLGRGRRVDTVRPMRRADGTEFWCRIIGQVLFPDRPQAGSIWLMEDVTERRLAEEATLAAERLKREFADNMSHEVRTPLNGILGMAELLLATELTDEQRGLVATLKESAGNLTELLESILDFSRLDADSEATRNTPFNINNIIQGAVNSFGSSALQKGLSLTWRIDPETPDLVVGDGAGLRRVLAALLSNAIKFTVQGGVEVAVSVGADCREAVPAATNGVVMVSFAVRDTGIGLPVDQLETVFEPFRQADGSMTRHYGGAGLGLAIARKIATSMGGDLTVESRPGSGSVFCFTAPFSLPRDGGTAAS from the coding sequence GTGCTGGCCAATACCCCGAAAGTGCTCTATAAAGCGACTATGGCCGGTACCTTCCCGCTGTTCGGTGATCCCGCGTTTGTCGGGGCGTTGCTCGACGCCTCACCGGACCTCTTTTTCTACAAGGACGCGTCGTTTCTCTATCGGTTCGCCAACAGGGCGTTTTGCGAGCTTTTCGGGCTGACCTTGGAGGCCGTGGCCGGGCAGACGGATTTCACGCTTTTCGAGAAGGAAAGCGCCGAGCGCCACCGCAAGGCCGATCTCACCGTTATGCGTACGGGACGTTTCGGCGCCTTCGAGTACGAGGTGGTGGGCGGCGGTCGATCGGTCTGGCTCGAGGTGTTCAAGACGCCCGTGCGTGACGCTTCCGGCGGCATACAGGGCATCTTTTGCTCGGCGCGCAATATCACCACCCACAAGCGGCTCGAAGTGGCGTCCCGAAACGCGCGCCTTGAACTGGAAAAGGATGCCGCCACCCGGGCCGAGGACCTGCGCCGCGTCAACGAGGAACTGCGCAGGCAGGCGGCCGAGCGGGGCAAGGCGGAAAAGGCCCTGGAAGAATCCCTGCGCGCCGTCAACCTGATCTTGGAAAACAGCCCCATCGGCATCGCCGTTGTCGCCGACCGCATTGTGCAACGGGCCAACCCGACGTTTCACGAACTGTTCGCCATGCCCCCGGGTACGGTGGCTGGACGGTCGACCGCCGATTTCTATCCCGACCGCGAGGCCTATGAGGCCTTTGGCCGGGACTTTTATCCGGTCCTCGGACGCGGGCGGCGCGTGGACACGGTGCGGCCCATGCGGCGCGCCGACGGCACGGAGTTCTGGTGCCGCATCATCGGCCAGGTGCTTTTTCCGGACAGGCCCCAGGCCGGCTCCATCTGGCTCATGGAGGACGTGACCGAGCGCCGTCTGGCCGAGGAGGCCACGTTGGCCGCCGAGCGCCTCAAGCGGGAATTCGCGGACAACATGTCCCACGAGGTGCGCACGCCGCTCAATGGCATCCTGGGCATGGCCGAGCTGCTGCTGGCCACCGAGTTGACCGACGAGCAGCGGGGATTGGTGGCGACACTCAAGGAGTCGGCCGGCAACCTCACCGAACTTCTGGAAAGCATCCTCGATTTTTCGCGCCTGGACGCCGACTCCGAGGCGACCCGGAATACGCCCTTCAACATCAACAACATCATCCAGGGCGCGGTCAATTCCTTCGGTTCCTCGGCCCTGCAAAAAGGCCTGTCCCTGACCTGGCGCATCGACCCCGAAACACCGGACCTGGTCGTCGGCGACGGCGCGGGCCTGCGGCGCGTGCTGGCGGCGCTTCTGAGCAACGCCATCAAATTTACGGTCCAAGGCGGGGTGGAGGTGGCCGTCTCCGTGGGCGCGGACTGCCGGGAAGCGGTACCCGCGGCAACGAACGGGGTGGTCATGGTGTCTTTTGCCGTGCGCGACACGGGCATCGGCCTGCCCGTCGACCAGCTGGAAACCGTTTTCGAGCCCTTCCGTCAGGCCGACGGCAGCATGACCCGGCATTACGGCGGCGCGGGCCTGGGCCTGGCCATCGCCCGGAAAATAGCCACTTCCATGGGGGGCGACCTGACGGTGGAAAGCCGGCCCGGGAGCGGCAGCGTGTTTTGCTTCACCGCGCCGTTTAGCCTGCCCCGGGACGGGGGAACTGCCGCGTCTTGA
- a CDS encoding ATP-grasp domain-containing protein yields MHLTEHAGKTLLAEAGIAVPPGLAFEPGDVAGLKPPFAAPYYLKAQTLSGGRGKAGGVVRLESAGELPGAAEALFSRPCGGVVPPFLRLEPAVAHDRALYISLGVSRDLRSLCLTLARQGGVDVEGLAGTPELLVLPVAPPFVPTPRLVRRAFFHFGLARECYAAFAGLIERLFAAVNDYGLLLAEINPLAVTPDGRFVALDAKVVIDDSASRIIPKLARFGDDRLATPTERLARDHGLSFVSLSGHIGLVANGAGLAMATMDALDAAGLAAANFLDFGGTADAARLRAAFDLIFAEPRVAACCVNMFGGILSCADVAKALLEALGDASPSRPIVVRFAGNGAEMGAALLRRQGLPALLVADDMDQAVALLSEVAPVGPRKPQVEVSADNCREIAPVSRTSAASRACPQAVPSLLTLDGASGVLVQGITGRAGRLHAKRMRAYGANVVCGVTPFRGGTLMDGVPVYDTVAGAAKAHDIALSVIFVPGMGAADAVLEAIEAGIPRIVCITDGVPQKDMLAVRSALSGRDTLLLGPNTPGMLLPGKMQAGIMPADPFIPGPVAVFSRSGTLTYEVCSRLSAAGIGQAVAAGIGGDPFGGAGFVELCEMVRDDPQVLAVMVIGEVGGRAEEDLAAYVAETGYPKPVAAFVAGMTAPAGRALGHAGALLEHPGGIAAKVSCLKRAGIAVCPELGDVAGVMAGLLCGR; encoded by the coding sequence ATGCATCTAACCGAACACGCCGGCAAGACGCTTTTGGCCGAGGCGGGCATCGCCGTGCCGCCGGGCCTCGCCTTCGAACCGGGTGATGTGGCCGGCCTCAAGCCGCCTTTTGCCGCGCCGTATTATCTTAAGGCCCAGACCCTTTCCGGTGGCCGGGGCAAGGCCGGCGGAGTGGTCCGGCTGGAATCGGCCGGGGAACTGCCCGGGGCCGCCGAGGCGCTTTTTTCCCGTCCCTGCGGCGGCGTCGTGCCGCCTTTTTTGCGCCTGGAGCCGGCGGTCGCCCATGACCGGGCCTTGTATATTTCCCTGGGCGTGTCCCGGGATCTCCGGTCGCTGTGCCTGACCCTCGCCCGGCAGGGCGGGGTGGATGTGGAGGGGCTGGCCGGCACGCCGGAACTGCTCGTCCTGCCGGTCGCGCCGCCATTTGTCCCCACGCCGCGCCTTGTGCGCCGGGCCTTTTTCCATTTCGGCCTGGCTCGGGAATGCTATGCGGCCTTCGCCGGCCTGATCGAGCGGCTTTTTGCCGCCGTCAACGACTACGGCCTGCTCTTGGCCGAGATCAATCCTCTGGCCGTGACGCCGGACGGACGATTCGTGGCCCTCGATGCCAAGGTGGTCATCGACGACAGCGCGTCGCGCATCATCCCCAAATTGGCCCGCTTCGGCGACGACCGGCTGGCCACGCCGACCGAGCGGTTGGCCCGGGACCATGGCCTGTCTTTTGTGAGCCTTTCCGGTCACATCGGCCTTGTGGCCAACGGCGCGGGCCTGGCCATGGCCACCATGGACGCCCTCGACGCCGCCGGGCTTGCCGCCGCCAACTTCCTGGATTTCGGCGGCACGGCCGACGCCGCCCGGCTGCGGGCCGCGTTTGACCTCATTTTCGCCGAACCGCGCGTCGCGGCCTGCTGCGTCAACATGTTCGGCGGCATCCTCTCCTGCGCCGACGTGGCCAAGGCCCTGCTCGAGGCCTTGGGCGACGCGTCCCCGTCGCGGCCGATCGTGGTGCGTTTCGCCGGCAACGGCGCGGAGATGGGCGCGGCGCTGTTGCGTCGCCAGGGCCTGCCCGCGCTGCTTGTGGCCGACGACATGGACCAGGCCGTCGCGTTGCTCTCCGAAGTGGCCCCGGTCGGCCCGCGAAAGCCGCAGGTCGAGGTCTCGGCGGACAACTGCCGCGAGATCGCTCCCGTGTCCCGAACGTCGGCCGCGTCCAGGGCGTGCCCGCAGGCGGTGCCTTCCTTGCTCACGCTTGACGGCGCAAGCGGCGTGCTCGTCCAGGGTATCACCGGCCGGGCCGGGCGGCTGCACGCCAAGCGCATGCGGGCCTATGGGGCCAACGTGGTCTGCGGGGTGACGCCTTTTCGGGGCGGCACGCTTATGGACGGGGTGCCGGTCTACGACACCGTGGCCGGGGCCGCCAAAGCCCACGACATCGCCCTGTCCGTCATTTTCGTTCCCGGCATGGGCGCGGCCGACGCCGTGCTGGAGGCGATCGAGGCCGGCATCCCGCGCATCGTCTGCATCACCGACGGCGTTCCCCAAAAGGACATGCTGGCCGTGCGTTCGGCCCTTTCCGGGCGCGACACCCTGCTGCTCGGGCCCAACACGCCGGGCATGCTGTTGCCGGGCAAAATGCAGGCGGGCATCATGCCGGCCGATCCCTTCATTCCGGGGCCGGTGGCGGTTTTTTCCCGCAGTGGCACGCTGACCTACGAGGTCTGTTCACGCCTCTCCGCCGCCGGCATCGGCCAGGCCGTGGCCGCCGGCATCGGCGGCGATCCTTTCGGCGGCGCGGGCTTTGTCGAGCTGTGCGAAATGGTGCGCGACGATCCCCAGGTGCTCGCGGTGATGGTCATCGGCGAAGTGGGGGGGCGGGCCGAGGAGGACCTAGCCGCCTATGTGGCCGAAACCGGCTATCCCAAGCCCGTGGCGGCGTTCGTGGCCGGCATGACCGCGCCCGCCGGACGGGCGCTCGGCCACGCCGGGGCGCTGCTCGAACACCCCGGCGGCATCGCCGCCAAGGTCTCTTGCCTGAAGCGGGCCGGCATCGCCGTGTGCCCGGAACTCGGCGACGTGGCCGGCGTCATGGCCGGGTTGTTGTGCGGGAGATAG
- a CDS encoding 2-oxoacid:acceptor oxidoreductase family protein codes for MNGEEMALVRYEIRLSGLGGQGILTMGKLLGQGLALYHGYHVTQTQSYGPEARGGASRSDLVVSSDPISYPKTEYLDLLVALSQEAVGIYYHYLKPRGTLLIDTGLVKQTPSNVFLGLPFTALARDHVGVPQSTNVVALGAVTWLLPFAKPEAMRKSLKAALPEKIRAANLKAFNLGYNEAKKRLGQPIAVPEPGAGDGQDEERMDLCNIMAED; via the coding sequence ATGAACGGCGAGGAGATGGCGTTGGTGCGCTACGAGATACGGCTGTCGGGGCTCGGTGGCCAGGGCATCCTGACCATGGGCAAGCTCTTGGGCCAGGGCCTGGCCCTTTACCACGGCTACCACGTGACCCAGACCCAGAGCTACGGCCCGGAGGCCCGGGGCGGGGCCAGCCGGTCCGACCTCGTGGTCAGCTCCGACCCGATCAGCTATCCCAAGACGGAATATCTGGACCTGCTCGTCGCCCTGTCCCAGGAGGCGGTCGGCATCTACTACCATTACCTCAAGCCCCGGGGCACGCTGCTCATCGACACCGGGCTCGTCAAGCAAACGCCCTCCAACGTCTTTTTGGGCCTGCCGTTTACGGCCCTGGCCCGGGACCATGTGGGCGTGCCCCAGTCCACCAACGTGGTGGCGCTCGGCGCGGTGACCTGGCTTTTGCCGTTCGCCAAGCCCGAGGCCATGCGCAAGAGCCTCAAGGCGGCGCTGCCGGAAAAAATCCGGGCCGCCAACCTCAAGGCCTTCAACCTCGGCTACAACGAAGCCAAAAAGCGTCTGGGCCAGCCCATTGCCGTGCCCGAGCCAGGCGCCGGCGACGGCCAGGACGAGGAACGCATGGACCTCTGCAACATCATGGCCGAGGACTAG
- a CDS encoding 2-oxoacid:ferredoxin oxidoreductase subunit beta: MAEVTQLIHQYLRHNKKFPLVFCPGCGHGIVLGSLVRSVHALGLSKDEVVVVAGIGCSGRIAAYVDFNTVHATHGRALTIATGIKMANPELTVIAVMGDGDAFSIGGNHFIHAARRNIGVTALVLNNFIYGMTGGQCSSTTPEGAYTHTSPMGQPEASFDVVELARAAGASGVARGTVYHVKALDGLLTAAISQPGFNLVEALTPCFTQYGRGNGFKNPVAMFQWLKERALPIEAYEKLEQKDGRIPIGVFVKRDVPGLETRYAAMCREFREKKGGAA, translated from the coding sequence ATGGCCGAAGTAACGCAGCTTATCCACCAGTACCTGCGCCACAACAAGAAATTCCCCCTGGTCTTTTGCCCGGGTTGCGGCCACGGCATCGTGCTCGGGTCGCTCGTGCGCAGCGTCCATGCTTTGGGCCTGTCCAAGGACGAGGTGGTCGTCGTGGCCGGCATCGGCTGTTCGGGCCGCATCGCCGCCTACGTGGACTTCAACACCGTCCACGCCACCCACGGCCGGGCGCTGACCATCGCCACGGGCATCAAGATGGCCAACCCGGAACTCACGGTCATCGCGGTCATGGGCGACGGCGACGCCTTCTCCATCGGCGGCAACCACTTCATCCACGCCGCCCGGCGCAACATCGGCGTCACGGCGCTCGTGCTCAACAACTTTATCTATGGCATGACCGGCGGCCAGTGCTCGTCCACCACCCCCGAGGGCGCCTACACCCACACCAGCCCCATGGGTCAGCCCGAGGCCTCCTTCGACGTGGTCGAGCTGGCCAGGGCCGCCGGGGCCAGCGGCGTGGCCCGGGGCACGGTCTACCACGTCAAAGCCCTGGACGGACTTTTAACCGCCGCGATTTCCCAGCCGGGCTTCAACCTGGTCGAGGCCCTGACCCCGTGCTTCACCCAATACGGGCGGGGCAACGGATTTAAAAATCCGGTGGCCATGTTCCAGTGGCTCAAAGAGCGGGCTCTCCCCATCGAGGCCTACGAGAAGCTGGAGCAAAAAGACGGACGTATTCCCATCGGGGTGTTCGTCAAGCGCGACGTGCCGGGCCTGGAGACGCGCTACGCCGCCATGTGCCGGGAGTTTCGGGAGAAAAAGGGAGGCGCGGCATGA
- a CDS encoding 2-oxoacid:acceptor oxidoreductase subunit alpha, with translation MTQHLRKKRREAFVLGNEAVVEGALAAGCSFYAGYPITPSTEIMETMARRLPLAPDGVFIQMEDEIASMGAIIGASLAGRKAMTATSGPGFSLMQEQIGYAAMTETPLVIVDVMRGGASTGLPTSPGQGDVQQARWGAHGDHPIIVLSATDVPQCLEMTVAAFNFAEKYRTPVVLLLDEITAHTREKITLPEPGDFEIFSRLVPTMPPEWYKPYEETLRGVPPMPPVGSGYRFHVTGLTHDLLGFPTSRPEEVRALVERQFRKIDRFFQDVQLVEHVDTADAEVLVVAYGCVARSARLAVKQAREAGAKAGLLVLNTLFPFPRSHVEKLMRTCRLVVVPELNVGQISREVKRVNEGYTAVRTINRIDGQIITPSQIFKEIA, from the coding sequence GTGACGCAGCATCTTCGCAAAAAACGGCGCGAGGCCTTCGTGCTCGGCAACGAGGCCGTTGTCGAAGGGGCGCTCGCCGCCGGCTGCTCCTTTTACGCCGGCTACCCCATCACGCCGTCCACGGAAATCATGGAGACCATGGCCCGCAGGCTGCCGCTGGCGCCGGACGGCGTCTTTATCCAGATGGAGGACGAGATCGCCTCCATGGGAGCGATCATCGGCGCGTCGCTTGCCGGGCGCAAGGCCATGACCGCCACCTCCGGCCCCGGATTTTCGCTCATGCAGGAGCAGATCGGCTATGCCGCCATGACCGAGACGCCGCTTGTGATCGTCGACGTCATGCGCGGCGGCGCGAGCACGGGACTGCCCACGAGCCCCGGCCAGGGCGACGTGCAGCAGGCGCGCTGGGGGGCCCATGGCGACCATCCCATCATCGTGCTGTCGGCGACGGACGTGCCCCAGTGCCTGGAAATGACCGTGGCGGCCTTTAATTTCGCGGAAAAATACCGCACCCCGGTGGTGCTGCTCCTGGACGAAATCACCGCCCACACCCGCGAGAAGATCACGCTGCCCGAACCCGGCGATTTCGAGATCTTCTCCCGCCTCGTGCCGACCATGCCGCCGGAGTGGTACAAGCCCTACGAGGAGACGCTTCGCGGCGTGCCGCCCATGCCGCCGGTCGGCTCGGGCTACCGGTTCCACGTGACCGGGCTCACCCACGACCTGCTCGGGTTTCCGACCTCACGGCCTGAGGAGGTGCGCGCCCTGGTCGAGCGGCAATTCCGCAAGATCGACCGCTTCTTCCAGGACGTGCAGCTCGTGGAGCACGTGGACACGGCCGACGCCGAAGTGCTGGTCGTGGCCTACGGCTGCGTGGCCCGTTCGGCCAGGCTTGCCGTGAAGCAGGCCCGGGAGGCGGGAGCCAAGGCCGGCCTGCTCGTGCTCAACACGCTTTTTCCCTTTCCCAGGTCCCACGTGGAAAAGCTCATGCGGACTTGCCGCCTGGTCGTGGTGCCGGAACTCAACGTCGGCCAGATCTCCCGGGAGGTCAAACGCGTCAACGAGGGCTACACCGCCGTGCGCACCATCAACCGCATCGACGGCCAGATTATTACCCCATCGCAGATATTCAAGGAGATTGCGTGA
- a CDS encoding 4Fe-4S dicluster domain-containing protein yields MTEHRKGQNRVVVYPDWCKGCGICAAFCPKQVLALGPDGKARVVREEACVNCGFCEPHCPDFAIMVVPANGNGRQNGHKNNHSVQPPADKDCPGPEGPGASAGTEAKADDKEGRP; encoded by the coding sequence ATGACCGAGCACAGGAAAGGACAAAACCGCGTCGTCGTCTATCCGGACTGGTGCAAAGGATGCGGCATATGCGCCGCATTTTGCCCGAAACAAGTACTCGCGCTCGGCCCTGATGGCAAGGCCAGGGTCGTTCGCGAGGAAGCCTGCGTCAATTGCGGTTTTTGCGAGCCGCATTGCCCTGATTTCGCCATCATGGTGGTTCCGGCGAACGGCAATGGCCGTCAAAACGGCCATAAGAACAACCATAGCGTCCAGCCTCCGGCGGATAAGGACTGTCCAGGCCCCGAAGGGCCGGGCGCTTCCGCCGGGACCGAGGCCAAGGCGGACGACAAGGAGGGCAGGCCGTGA
- a CDS encoding peptidylprolyl isomerase, which translates to MVAIGRRFWLRALVALCCVLAATLGGVGVVRAEGGNPMVKLTTSKGDIVIELDKEKAPITVENFLKYVKSGHYDGTIFHRVINGFMIQGGGMDKSMKERATEAPIQNEADNGLKNKAYTVAMARTADPHSATAQFFINVADNGFLDHTAKNPQGWGYAVFGKVVKGQEVVDAIKAVPTMTKGFHENVPVVPVIIEKAEVVSE; encoded by the coding sequence ATGGTGGCAATTGGCCGGAGGTTTTGGCTGCGGGCGCTTGTGGCGCTGTGCTGCGTTCTGGCCGCAACCCTGGGCGGCGTTGGCGTCGTCCGGGCCGAGGGAGGTAACCCCATGGTCAAGTTGACAACCAGCAAGGGTGACATCGTCATCGAGCTGGACAAGGAAAAAGCCCCGATCACGGTTGAGAACTTTCTCAAGTACGTCAAATCGGGCCATTATGACGGCACGATCTTCCACCGTGTCATCAACGGTTTCATGATCCAGGGCGGCGGCATGGACAAGTCCATGAAGGAGCGCGCAACCGAAGCCCCGATCCAGAACGAGGCCGACAACGGGCTCAAGAACAAGGCCTATACCGTGGCCATGGCCCGCACGGCCGATCCGCATTCGGCCACGGCCCAGTTCTTCATCAACGTGGCGGACAACGGCTTTCTGGATCACACCGCCAAAAATCCCCAGGGCTGGGGCTACGCGGTGTTCGGCAAGGTGGTCAAAGGCCAGGAGGTGGTGGACGCCATCAAGGCCGTGCCGACCATGACCAAGGGCTTCCACGAGAACGTGCCGGTGGTCCCGGTGATCATCGAAAAGGCCGAAGTGGTCAGCGAATAG